A stretch of Dysidea avara chromosome 5, odDysAvar1.4, whole genome shotgun sequence DNA encodes these proteins:
- the LOC136256241 gene encoding nucleotide-binding oligomerization domain-containing protein 1-like — protein MRRVGSILRSTMASPSEEIADHLNSFRLKPSLRPELRDLVEHVTPKYAIYWREIGILIGVHIQEILVIEHGHPTMLKVCCNKMFVEWLECDKHASWGQLLAAIDSPAVSKPFRIMPNIDVHSSVDGCNRQKLSSATSKAVISLKARYCNQPPPCANDFPELPVLQYVQLALVHKKHVKNEQHHLDDFTKHALLRERDVIHNIKEKLHSIEEIFYHNNKPCPSRILIEGGPGVGKSTLVYKICQEWSRGELLKEFQVVLLLMLRSFWNMSLKDAIQSLLGSEVCSELYESLGSNVMLILDGYDEMSASWQADPFLTNLLNSHELPNATLVIACRPHACVHLKGFERRIEVLGFDKEQIQEFVKNYISEDTSLSAKEFLKKLEMNPYISGLLHIPMCLAMIIEIYQHDRALPANPNLTELLKTFVTCMIVRQYEKYPKAEKHCDHDKHQIVSALLPDVPKEAVDMVFLLSKVAYHAFFKWQGVRNNDGSLKSPKIIFSEKELNQCGFTTIDGNGFFQTFQVHKLPRSTTTYNFINLTVQEFFCALYICLLPPDVQHTIIETHFEVFPYMFCYLYGLCKPLPSSMLQFVCSKLTDLEYANTNKNIAVFNCAIKCICESSNFNTKENISSLKINMSFQVLFAYDCWCISYLLCHFPVLQLKLWVCSIGDDGAEQLVKHIDSIGNIKVLDLHWNNFTSDGIEHIIKIVNFNIRSLAKIDLGRNPFKDEGIELLINALHCCDAVVEELSVWQCEISSKGAKHIATMLETNKTLRTLKMDGNNIGDEGTVALASVLSKSMLLILHLNHCGFSYHGAESLVNNLKTSCNKSMMVLYLQKNAITLRGARLMASLACDVKEIQIDEEYMDDDEIKDAYKR, from the exons ATGCGCAGAGTAGGGAGTATTTTAAGATCGACAATGGCATCTCCATCCGAAGAGATTGCTGATCATCTGAACTCCTTTCGACTGAAAC CTTCACTCAGACCAGAACTTCGAGATTTAGTAGAACATGTTACTCCAAAGTATGCCATTTACTGGAGAGAAATAGGAATACTCATTGGTGTCCATATTCAGGAAATACTGGTCATTGAGCATGGACATCCTACCATGCTTAAAGTGTGCTgcaataaaatgtttgtggAGTGGCTTGAGTGTGATAAACATGCCAGTTGGGGACAACTACTTGCTGCCATTGATTCTCCTGCAGTATCAAAACCCTTTCGTATTATGCCCAACATTG ACGTTCATTCATCAGTGGATGGCTGCAACAGACAGAAATTGAGTAGTGCCACAAGTAAAGCTGTAATATCATTAAAAGCTCGATACTGTAACCAACCTCCCCCATGTGCTAATGATTTTCCTGAGCTGCCAGTCTTACAGTACGTTCAATTAGCTTTAGTTCATAAAAAACATGTTAAGAATGAGCAACATCACTTGGATGATTTTACTAAGCATGCACTCTTAAGAGAACGAGATGTTATTCATAACATAAAAGAAAAGCTGCACAGCATTGAAGAAATATTTTATCACAATAATAAACCATGTCCATCTCGGATACTAATAGAAGGCGGTCCGGGGGTTGGCAAAAGCACACTGGTATATAAAATTTGCCAGGAATGGTCCAGAGGAGAACTCTTGAAAGAATTTCAGGTGGTATTGCTATTGATGTTAAGAAGTTTCTGGAATATGTCTCTAAAAGATGCCATACAATCATTACTTGGCAGTGAAGTATGTTCAGAGTTGTATGAGTCACTAGGATCAAATGTGATGTTGATATTAGATGGGTATGATGAAATGAGTGCTTCTTGGCAAGCTGATCCATTCTTAACTAATCTACTGAATAGCCATGAGCTTCCTAATGCAACACTTGTCATAGCATGCAGaccacatgcatgtgtacatttgAAGGGCTTTGAGAGGAGAATAGAGGTACTCGGTTTTGATAAGGAGCAGATACAAGAGTTTGTCAAAAATTATATTTCTGAGGATACCAGTCTATCTGCAAAGGAGTTCCTCAAGAAACTGGAGATGAATCCCTACATTTCTGGCTTATTGCATATCCCAATGTGTCTGGCAATGATTATTGAAATCTATCAGCATGACAGGGCTTTGCCAGCCAATCCCAATCTTACTGAGCTATTAAAAACTTTTGTAACCTGCATGATTGTAAGGCAGTACGAGAAATATCCCAAAGCTGAAAAACATTGCGACCATGATAAACATCAGATAGTTTCTGCACTGTTACCTGACGTTCCCAAAGAAGCTGTTGACATGGTATTCCTTCTCAGTAAAGTAGCATATCATGCTTTCTTTAAGTGGCAGGGTGTGAGAAACAATGATGGGTCACTGAAAAGTCCAAAAATCATATTTTCTGAAAAGGAATTGAATCAGTGTGGTTTTACAACTATTGATGGAAATGGATTTTTCCAAACTTTCCAAGTGCATAAACTACCAAGGAGCACTACTACCTATAACTTCATCAATCTGACTGTCCAAGAATTTTTCTGTGCATTGTATATATGTTTATTGCCACCTGATGTGCAGCACACGATAATTGAAACCCATTTTGAGGTTTTCCCTTACATGTTTTGTTACCTTTACGGTCTTTGTAAACCATTGCCATCCAGTATGTTACAGTTTGTTTGTTCAAAATTAACAGATCTAGAATATGCCAACACTAATAAAAACATTGCCGTATTCAACTGTGCCATAAAGTGTATCTGTGAGTCTTCAAATTTCAACACTAAAGAAAATATATCATCATTGAAAATAAACATGAGCTTCCAAGTTTTATTCGCTTATGACTGTTGGTGTATTTCATACTTACTGTGTCATTTTCCAGTATTGCAGTTAAAGTTATGGGTGTGCAGTATTGGAGATGATGGAGCAGAGCAGTTAGTCAAGCACATTGATTCTATTGGTAATATAAAGGTGTTGGATCTACATTGGAACAACTTTACTAGTGATGGGATTGAACATATTATAAAGATTGTGAATTTCA ACATCAGATCATTAGCAAAAATAGATCTGGGACGTAATCCATTCAAAGACGAAGGCATTGAGCTACTAATCAATGCTCTCCACTGTTGTGATGCTGTTGTAGAAGAACTATCGGTGTGGCAGTGTGAAATTTCATCAAAAGGAGCAAAGcatatagctacaatgctaGAGACTAACAAGACTTTAAGGACTCTCAAAATGGATGGGAACAATATTGGTGATGAAGGAACTGTTGCCTTAGCCAGTGTACTCAGCAAAAGCATGCTTTTAATACTACATCTCAATCACTGCGGTTTTAGCTATCATGGGGCAGAGTCACTAGTTAACAATTTAAAGACCAGTTGCAATAAAAGTATGATGGTGCTCTACTTGCAAAAAAATGCTATCACATTGCGTGGAGCTCGGTTAATGGCATCACTAGCATGTGACGTGAAAGAGATACAAATTGATGAAGAATATATGGACGACGATGAAATAAAAGATGCATATAAGCGATAA
- the LOC136255337 gene encoding guanine nucleotide exchange factor C9orf72 homolog: protein MAQTADEVILDCDSYISAVILAVWDNVEGTRKLRTWRSSHPANKHNYTVPKESLDFVSNHSLVAEASRALVDLESMFYCLSNKNIIAIAFLFSVPSSHNNYPDLFSLSIVLPLSELTEWLSRHTLLVNKMKAILKFNLIPNLTRLAKQPKYKTTISFLDPVIKNFIIQEDVVDVPELSLMQKLQFLLHKPKDFIGFVKLATGIRYSSVPDPDLFTVNETYLGSKLNNKSYGMIHFLERVITAFLYQSGYAIVIGRKLEKIQKMIRTLSCFMSTNERRLSLMITPDQDLTTLGYQAGLYVQGFLYEEEQGNYLPTNLVELTSEAYRPIIIDVTRLEVREIVNPVVTPLQQSLAVSLGLLKRAEMDQVDLTCKRKCLPIMLESAPLIHYLLSMVSSLSHHNCTREHYISHYMTVLHNKACTLSQYVNDTWTPSIGRIDLVQLMEDLYINNGSDLRLLLGLAGKDDPSIISKVLPIDYSIPVVEYLSALQCS from the exons ATGGCTCAGACCGCTGATGAAGTTATCCTGGACTGTGACTCTTATATTTCTGCTGTCATTTTGGCAGTTTGGGATAATGTTGAGGGAACACGAAAGTTGAGGACATGGCGCAGCTCTCATCCTGCTAATAAACATAACTACACTGTACCCAAAGAATCCCTCGATTTCGTCAGCAACCACTCTTTGGTAGCGGAAGCGTCCAGAGCGCTGGTAGACCTGGAATCAATGTTTTACTGTCTCAGTAACAAGAATATCATTGCAATAGCTTTCCTGTTTTCCGTGCCGTCTAGTCATAATAACTATCCGGATTTGTTCTCGCTCAGTATCGTGCTGCCATTGAGTGAACTAACTGAATGGCTAAGCAGACACACACTACTCGTGAATAAGATGAAGGCTATCTTGAAGTTCAATTTGATACCCAATTTGACAAGATTAGCTAAACAG CCAAAGTACAAGACGACCATCTCATTTCTTGATCCAGTGATCAAAAATTTCATCATTCAAGAAGATGTGGTCGATGTACCTGAACTGTCACTGATGCAGAAACTTCAGTTCTTGCTCCACAAACCAAAAGACTTTATTGGATTTGTAAAACTAGCCACTGGCATCAGATATAGCAGTGTTCCTGACCCAGATTTGTTTACA GTAAATGAGACTTACCTTGGGTctaaattaaataataaatCTTATGGAATGATTCATTTTCTTGAAAG AGTCATCACAGCATTTTTATATCAAAGTGGTTATGCCATTGTAATAGGGAGGAAGTTGGAAAAAATTCAGAAG ATGATAAGAACTTTATCATGTTTTATGTCTACCAACGAGCGAAGGTTGTCACTAATGATAACACCAGATCAAGACTTGACCACACTTGGTTACCAAGCAGGCCTGTATGTGCAGGGATTCTTATAT GAAGAAGAGCAAGGAAACTATTTACCAACCAACCTAGTGGAACTAACTAGTGAGGCATACAGGCCCATCATCATTGATGTCACCAGATTAGAAGTAAG GGAAATAGTTAATCCTGTAGTTACTCCACTACAACAAAGTTTGGCTGTGTCTCTGGGATTACTAAAGAGAGCTGAGATGGATCAAGTAGACCTAACTTGTAAAAG AAAatgtttacctattatgctcgagtCTGCTCCACTTATACATTATCTACTGTCTATG GTCTCATCATTATCACACCATAACTGTACCAGAGAACattacatatcacactacatgACGGTACTCCATAACAAAGCCTGCACACTGAGCCAGTATGTGAATGATACGTG GACACCATCTATTGGCAGAATTGATCTAGTGCAACTAATGGAAGACTTGTATATAAATAATGGTAGTGATTTGAGGTTGCTACTTGGTTTGGCTGGTAAAGATGATCCATCAATAATTTCCAAAGTTTTACCAATAGATTACAGTATTCCAGTGGTAGAGTATCTCAGTGCTCTTCAATGCAGCTGA
- the LOC136255335 gene encoding guanine nucleotide exchange factor C9orf72 homolog, with translation MARSDIELYADPIKTRFEVCDDFYFSAIAFTIWDNIYGPRLMKVWKNEKQDEITGKKLVPDDTLKAVANYTLTGEACRNGKLDGVETKFYCLSDKNIIATAFLFTVSYGNRSDLFSLLFVLPYSELSEWLSRHVLLCDKMKAILNNNLIPHVAPLYSMPSFKASPSQFEKSLQEYVYISDDQLNASASTKAAMYRLLMASVQPRDLTGFVELAYSIRHYCLPDLELIPLNETYFNKDFSNNNFLDFLQKAVTSHLETSCYTIIIGDDVVKINTMMKTLAFFMTSGERKLSRMLTADTRQLEYLRDLYVQGFIHTGKLEKLPVKTIHLRLSAFAPTLIDMNSLEVRQVKVPGLHMFLQNQLTHHLQVQNSMDKTDYGMYDQMMTQVSVMESKENDYSEKHHCAHMVKEFFQDLIKLPKEDGSREGYIAHFMRSLHRKAFSLHMYIEAEQDTSAGYESFPNLGKLMTDLSIMEDSDLRVILGIASKIDSTIIRKVYGDRNFPAAEFAAELITV, from the exons ATGGCAAGGTCAGACATTGAGCTATATGCAGACCCTATCAAAACAAGATTTGAAGTCTGCGATGACTTTTATTTCTCTGCAATCGCTTTCACAATCTGGGACAACATCTATGGTCCCAGGTTAATGAAGGTTTGGAAGAACGAAAAACAAGATGAAATCACAGGCAAAAAACTGGTCCCTGACGATACTCTTAAAGCTGTTGCAAATTATACATTAACTGGAGAGGCGTGTAGAAATGGAAAACTCGATGGCGTTGAAACAAAATTTTATTGTTtatcagacaaaaacattatcGCCACGGCGTTCTTGTTTACTGTGTCCTATGGTAACAGGTCAGACCTGTTTTCCCTATTATTTGTGTTACCGTACAGTGAACTATCAGAATGGTTGAGTAGACACGTATTATTGTGTGATAAAATGAAGGCTATCTTGAACAACAATTTGATACCCCACGTTGCACCATTATATTCAATG CCAAGTTTCAAGGCTTCTCCTAGTCAATTTGAAAAATCGTTGCAAGAGTATGTGTATATATCTGATGATCAGTTGAATGCTAGTGCATCTACAAAGGCAGCAATGTATCGGTTACTTATGGCATCTGTGCAGCCGAGAGATTTGACTGGATTTGTTGAGTTAGCATATAGCATCCGTCACTATTGTCTTCCTGACCTGGAGTTGATTCCT CTCAACGAGACCTATTTCAATAAAGATTTCAGTAACAACAACTTTCTGGATTTCTTGCAGAA GGCTGTTACATCTCACTTGGAGACCAGTTGTTATACAATCATCATAGGAGATGATGTTGTGAAGATCAATACT ATGATGAAGACATTGGCATTTTTCATGACTTCTGGTGAAAGAAAACTATCACGCATGTTAACAGCAGACACTAGACAACTTGAATATTTACGAGATCTCTATGTTCAAGGGTTTATACATACTGGCAAG TTGGAGAAATTACCTGTTAAGACAATTCACTTAAGATTGTCGGCGTTTGCTCCAACTTTAATTGATATGAATAGTTTAGAG GTTCGTCAAGTGAAGGTACCAGGATTGCACATGTTCTTACAAAACCAGCTTACCCATCACCTTCAAGTACAGAACTCGATGGATAAGACTGACTATGGAATGTATGACCAAATGATGACTCAAGTCTCAGTGATGGAGAGCAA GGAAAATGATTATTCTGAAAAACACCACTGTGCGCACATGGTCAAGGAATTTTTCCAAGAT TTAATCAAACTGCCCAAGGAGGATGGCTCCAGGGAGGGATACATTGCACATTTCATGAGGTCACTACACAGAAAAGCATTTTCACTCCATATGTACATTGAGGCTGAACA gGATACAAGCGCAGGTTATGAATCATTTCCCAACTTGGGTAAATTGATGACAGACTTATCAATCATGGAGGACTCTGATCTCAGAGTGATCCTTGGCATAGCCAGCAAAATAGACTCCACCATCATCCGAAAGGTGTATGGCGACCGGAACTTTCCTGCAGCTGAGTTTGCTGCAGAATTGATTACGGTTTAG
- the LOC136255338 gene encoding ribonucleoside-diphosphate reductase subunit M2 B-like — MLGIASLQNLMGENDANVDKIQQLKLQQKKDSSPTLDDSGLTMETTTSESESEDELDETQIKELEKDEPLLQDNPGRFVILPIQYHDIWAFYKKAVASFWTVEEVDLSKDLGDWATLKSEEQHFIKHVLAFFAASDGIVNENLVERFSAEVQITEARCFYGFQIAIENIHSEMYSLLIDTYIKDPAERSKLFNAIETTPCVKKKADWALQWINSDKAGFGERVVAFAAVEGIFFSGSFASIFWLKKRGLMPGLTFSNELISRDEGLHCDFACLMYSHLKHKPSSQRVKHIIMDAVKIEQEFLTDALPVALIGMNNVLMRKYIEFVADRLLVALNLPKVYNVENPFDFMENISLEGKTNFFEKKVGEYQKTGVMADKTEHVFTLDADF, encoded by the exons ATGCTCGGGATTGCTTCACTCCAAAACCTGATGGGTGAGAATGACGCCAACGTCGATAAGATTCAACAACTAAAGTTACAACAGAAAAAGGATTCGTCGCCAACCCTGGACGACTCTGGTTTGACTATGGAG ACGACCACGAGTGAATCGGAAAGCGAGGACGAACTGGACGAAACCCAAATCAAAGAATTGGAGAAAGACGAGCCATTGTTACAAGACAATCCAGGACGATTCGTAATACTACCAATACAATATCATGACATCTGGGCCTTCTACAAGAAAGCTGTCG CCTCGTTTTGGACTGTGGAGGAAGTTGATCTATCAAAGGATTTGGGCGACTGGGCAACATTAAAG TCTGAGGAACAACACTTCATCAAACACGTTCTGGCATTCTTTGCAGCAAGTGATGGCATCGTCAATGAAAACTTG GTTGAAAGATTCAGTGCAGAAGTACAAATAACAGAAGCAAGATGTTTCTATGGTTTCCAAATAGCTATTGAG aacatacactctGAGATGTACAGTTTGCTGATTGATACATACATCAAGGATCCTGCTGAACGTAGCAAGCTATTCAATGCCATTGAGACAACCCCCTGTGTTAAGAAGAAGGCTGATTGGGCACTGCAGTGGATCAACTCTGATAAG GCTGGATTTGGTGAAAGAGTTGTTGCTTTTGCTGCAGTTGAAGGGATCTTCTTTTCTGGCTCATTTGCTTCAATCTTTTGGCTAAAGAAGAG AGGCCTAATGCCTGGACTAACTTTCTCAAATGAGTTGATCAGCAGAGACGAGGGGCTGCATTGTGACTTTGCCTGTCTAATGTACTCACATCTCAAACACAAACCTTCATCACAACGTGTTAAACATATCATCATGGATGCTGTCAAGATTGAACAAGAG TTTCTTACTGATGCTCTGCCAGTTGCTCTTATTGGTATGAACAATGTATTGATGAGAAAATACATTGAGTTTGTTGCTGACCGATTATTAGTTGCACTCAATTTACCAAAG GTTTATAATGTTGAGAATCCATTTGATTTTATGGAGAATATTTCACTGGAAGGAAAAACTAACTTTTTTGAAAAGAAAGTTGGCGAATATCAAAAGACTGGTGTAATGGCAGACAAAACTGAGCACGTCTTCACACTTGATGCAGATTTCTAA
- the LOC136255339 gene encoding thioredoxin-like — protein sequence MLSTKMTYLLRNYCTFQRASHFSRLVLTSSSYSTKLIMPSFLNTKDEFNAALAGAGDKLVVVDYTASWCGPCQFIAPKFEEFSKTHTDCEFYKVDVDDNPEVSEEQGISAMPTFMFYRNSKKVDSFTGADANKLEAKIKALK from the exons ATGTTGAGCACCAAAATGACGTATTTGCTACGTAATTACTGCACTTTTCAAAGGGCATCTCACTTTTCGCGTTTAGTTCTAACGTCTTCCAGTTACAGTACAAAACTAATCATGCCCAGCTTTCTGAATACTAAG GACGAGTTTAATGCCGCTTTGGCTGGAGCTGGTGACAAGTTAGTGGTTGTGGATTACACCGCTAGTTGGTGTGGTCCATGCCAATTCATCGCTCCAAAGTTTGAG GAGTTTTCTAAAACTCACACTGACTGTGAATTCTATAAAGTTGATGTGGATGACAACCCG GAGGTGTCTGAGGAGCAAGGAATCTCAGCTATGCCTACTTTTATGTTTTACCGCAACAGTAAAAAG GTGGACAGCTTCACCGGAGCTGATGCTAACAAGCTAGAAGCTAAGATCAAGGCACTGAAGTAG